A DNA window from Actinomadura coerulea contains the following coding sequences:
- a CDS encoding alkaline phosphatase D family protein, with amino-acid sequence MADSARPLNRRAFLASSGLATSGLLTAVAVSGVPGTAHAAPRGRALPADPFTLGVASGDPEPDGFVLWTRLALDPHAEDGLGGMPARTVPVRWEVSSDSRFRRIDRRGTAAARPDGAHSVHVELNGLRPGRDYWYRFRVEGHVSPVGRTRTAPHPATFGPALAMAFVSCSQFEHGYFTAYRRLAEENPDLVLHLGDYQYEYKKGVYTIPGGNVRDHEGPETVTLADYRLRHAQYKTDRDLQAAHQAAPWLVVFDDHEVENNWAGSIPEEGSDTPSYDDFRARRAAAFKAYYENMPLRRRSVPDGPDIQVYRRVRWGRLANFHMLDTRQFRDDQGCGDGYKDCPAATDPKRSITGGEQEKWLLDGFRRSTARWDVLGQQVFFAQRDNTAGPVKKTSMDSWDGYAASRDRITKGWLDAGVRNPVVLTGDVHAHWASDLKADYDDPESRTVGSELVCTSITSTGDGKDSNPADHPYLKINPHLRFYNNQRGYVMTRIDKEEMRADFKTLPTVRTPGAGISTKATFVIEDRVPGVNQAYLRPYASAKAAAQPDQDVIRQTVRNETQP; translated from the coding sequence ATGGCCGACTCCGCCCGCCCGCTGAACCGGCGCGCCTTCCTCGCCTCCAGCGGGCTCGCCACCAGCGGACTCCTCACCGCCGTCGCCGTGAGCGGCGTGCCCGGCACCGCCCACGCGGCCCCCCGCGGCCGCGCCCTGCCCGCCGACCCGTTCACCCTCGGCGTCGCCTCCGGCGACCCGGAACCCGACGGGTTCGTCCTCTGGACCCGCCTGGCCCTGGACCCGCACGCCGAGGACGGCCTCGGCGGCATGCCCGCCCGGACCGTCCCCGTCCGCTGGGAGGTCTCCTCCGACTCCCGGTTCCGCCGCATCGACCGGCGCGGCACCGCCGCCGCCCGCCCCGACGGCGCCCACTCCGTCCACGTCGAGCTGAACGGCCTGCGCCCCGGCCGCGACTACTGGTACCGGTTCCGCGTGGAAGGCCACGTCTCCCCGGTCGGGCGGACGCGCACCGCCCCCCACCCGGCCACCTTCGGCCCCGCCCTCGCGATGGCCTTCGTGAGTTGCTCGCAGTTCGAGCACGGCTACTTCACCGCATACCGGCGGCTGGCCGAGGAGAACCCCGACCTCGTCCTGCACCTGGGCGACTACCAGTACGAGTACAAGAAGGGCGTCTACACGATCCCGGGCGGCAACGTCCGCGACCACGAGGGCCCGGAGACGGTCACGCTGGCGGACTACCGGCTGCGGCACGCCCAGTACAAGACCGACCGCGACCTCCAGGCCGCGCACCAGGCCGCCCCCTGGCTCGTCGTGTTCGACGACCACGAGGTCGAGAACAACTGGGCCGGCTCCATCCCCGAGGAGGGCTCCGACACCCCCTCCTACGACGACTTCCGCGCCCGCCGCGCCGCCGCGTTCAAGGCGTACTACGAGAACATGCCGCTGCGCCGGCGGTCCGTCCCCGACGGCCCGGACATCCAGGTCTACCGGCGGGTGCGGTGGGGCCGGCTGGCCAACTTCCACATGCTCGACACCCGCCAGTTCCGCGACGACCAGGGCTGCGGCGACGGCTACAAGGACTGCCCCGCCGCCACCGACCCCAAGCGCTCCATCACCGGCGGCGAGCAGGAGAAGTGGCTGCTCGACGGCTTCCGCCGCTCCACCGCCCGGTGGGACGTCCTCGGCCAGCAGGTGTTCTTCGCCCAGCGCGACAACACCGCCGGGCCCGTCAAGAAGACCTCGATGGACTCCTGGGACGGCTACGCCGCCTCCCGCGACCGGATCACCAAGGGCTGGCTGGACGCCGGGGTCCGCAACCCCGTCGTCCTCACCGGCGACGTCCACGCCCACTGGGCGAGCGACCTGAAGGCCGACTACGACGACCCGGAGTCCAGGACGGTCGGTTCGGAACTGGTGTGCACCTCCATCACCAGCACCGGCGACGGCAAGGACTCCAACCCGGCCGACCACCCCTACCTCAAGATCAACCCGCATCTGCGCTTCTACAACAACCAGCGCGGCTACGTGATGACGAGGATCGACAAGGAGGAGATGAGGGCCGACTTCAAGACCCTCCCGACCGTCCGGACCCCGGGCGCCGGCATCTCCACCAAGGCGACGTTCGTCATCGAGGACCGCGTCCCCGGCGTCAACCAGGCCTACCTGCGGCCCTACGCCTCGGCGAAGGCGGCGGCGCAGCCGGACCAGGACGTGATCCGGCAGACCGTCCGCAACGAGACCCAGCCCTGA